In Nostoc sp. GT001, a genomic segment contains:
- a CDS encoding PspA/IM30 family protein, which produces MGLFDRIKRVVSSNLNDLVNKAEDPEKMLEQAILEMQEDLVQLRQGVAQTIASQKRSEKQYNDAQNEINKWQRNAQLALQKGDENLARQALERKKTYTDTSAALKASLDTQSTQVETLKRNLIQLESKISEAKTKKEMLRARITTAKAQEQLQGMVRGMNTSSAMAAFERMEEKVLIQESRAQALGELAGENLESQFAQLEGSSDVDDELAALKAQMLPPAAPQNQAQLPPQQQTTTPKSNEVVDAELDSLRKQLDQL; this is translated from the coding sequence ATGGGATTATTCGATCGCATTAAGCGAGTAGTTAGTTCTAACCTCAACGATCTGGTTAACAAAGCCGAAGACCCCGAAAAAATGCTAGAGCAAGCCATCCTGGAAATGCAGGAAGACTTGGTACAGCTGCGTCAGGGTGTAGCCCAGACGATTGCCTCCCAAAAACGCAGTGAGAAACAGTATAATGACGCCCAAAATGAAATCAATAAGTGGCAACGCAATGCCCAACTAGCGCTACAAAAAGGTGATGAGAACTTGGCGCGGCAAGCTTTAGAGCGCAAGAAGACTTATACAGACACCAGTGCTGCCCTCAAAGCTAGTTTAGATACGCAAAGCACCCAAGTTGAAACCCTCAAGCGCAACTTAATCCAGCTGGAAAGCAAAATTTCTGAGGCTAAGACCAAGAAAGAAATGCTCAGAGCTAGAATCACTACCGCCAAAGCCCAAGAGCAACTTCAAGGTATGGTGCGTGGGATGAATACCAGCAGTGCAATGGCTGCCTTCGAGCGGATGGAAGAAAAAGTCTTAATCCAAGAATCCCGAGCCCAGGCACTAGGAGAGTTAGCAGGTGAAAATTTAGAAAGCCAATTTGCTCAGTTGGAAGGTAGTAGCGATGTTGATGATGAATTGGCAGCTTTGAAAGCGCAAATGCTACCACCCGCCGCTCCACAAAATCAAGCCCAACTGCCACCGCAACAACAAACCACTACTCCTAAATCTAATGAGGTGGTTGACGCCGAGTTGGATTCCCTACGCAAGCAATTGGATCAACTGTAA
- a CDS encoding thioredoxin family protein has product MSKAVITITDAEFETEVLKAEQPVLVYFWASWCGPCQLMSPLINSAASKYSDRLKVVKMEIDPNPLTVKQYQVEGVPALRLFQGQEVLISTEGVIGKDKLLELLDTHLNSN; this is encoded by the coding sequence ATGAGTAAGGCTGTAATCACCATAACCGATGCTGAGTTTGAAACCGAAGTGTTAAAAGCCGAGCAGCCTGTATTAGTTTATTTTTGGGCTTCCTGGTGTGGGCCTTGTCAATTGATGTCGCCCCTGATTAACTCAGCTGCTAGCAAATATAGCGATCGCCTCAAAGTCGTTAAAATGGAAATCGACCCCAACCCACTCACTGTTAAGCAGTACCAAGTGGAAGGTGTACCCGCCCTCAGACTATTTCAAGGCCAGGAAGTTTTGATATCCACTGAGGGAGTCATCGGCAAAGATAAATTACTCGAACTCTTAGATACGCACTTAAATAGTAATTAG
- a CDS encoding LL-diaminopimelate aminotransferase yields the protein MTNIQFAKRLQPLKSNVFADMDRAKAIALAARQQVIDLSLGSSDLPAEAHVIEAIAQSLHDRSTHGYLLFNGTQEFREAAANWYEQKFGIKVDPQTEVLPLIGSQEGTAHLPLAILNPGDFALLLDPGYPSHAGGVYLASGQIYPMPLLAENDFLPVFADIPAPVLAQSRMMVLSYPHNPTAAIAPLSFFQEAVAFCQQHNLVLVHDFPYVDLVFQESREWADSFPNPKSLVPSILQADPEKSVSIEFFTLSKSYNMGGFRIGYAIGNAQLINALRQVKAAVDFNQYRGILNGAIAALTGPQAGVKSSVTTFQERRDAFISALHRIGWNVPTPQATMYIWAKLPSPWSENSVEFCTQLVKQTGVAVSPGAGFGKSGEGYVRFALVHEPPLLEIAVERMAEFLH from the coding sequence ATGACTAACATACAGTTTGCGAAACGTTTACAACCCCTAAAATCTAATGTATTTGCTGATATGGACAGAGCCAAGGCGATCGCTTTGGCCGCTCGACAGCAAGTAATAGATTTGTCGTTGGGGTCTTCTGATTTACCAGCCGAGGCACACGTCATCGAAGCGATCGCCCAATCTCTCCACGATCGCAGTACCCACGGTTATCTGTTGTTTAACGGTACCCAAGAATTTCGCGAAGCCGCAGCCAACTGGTACGAACAAAAATTTGGTATCAAAGTCGATCCTCAAACTGAGGTACTACCTTTAATTGGTTCTCAAGAAGGCACAGCCCATTTACCCCTAGCAATACTTAATCCAGGAGATTTTGCCCTGTTGCTCGATCCAGGTTATCCATCCCATGCGGGGGGAGTCTACCTAGCCAGCGGTCAAATCTACCCGATGCCACTACTGGCAGAAAACGATTTTTTACCAGTGTTTGCTGATATTCCTGCCCCAGTTTTGGCCCAGTCGCGGATGATGGTATTAAGTTATCCTCACAATCCCACTGCTGCGATCGCACCTTTATCTTTTTTCCAAGAAGCTGTTGCCTTCTGCCAACAACACAATCTCGTGCTGGTTCATGATTTCCCCTACGTAGATTTGGTATTTCAAGAAAGTAGGGAGTGGGCAGATTCTTTTCCTAATCCAAAATCCTTAGTCCCTTCAATTCTGCAAGCCGATCCAGAAAAAAGCGTCTCGATTGAATTTTTCACCCTTTCCAAGTCCTACAATATGGGCGGCTTCCGTATTGGCTATGCCATTGGTAATGCCCAATTAATTAACGCCTTACGCCAGGTAAAAGCCGCCGTTGATTTTAATCAGTATCGGGGAATTTTAAATGGTGCGATCGCTGCCCTAACTGGCCCTCAAGCTGGCGTAAAATCTTCTGTTACCACCTTCCAGGAGCGGCGTGATGCTTTTATCAGTGCTTTACATCGCATTGGCTGGAATGTTCCTACTCCCCAAGCCACAATGTACATCTGGGCAAAATTGCCCTCACCTTGGAGTGAAAACTCCGTAGAATTTTGTACCCAGCTAGTCAAACAAACTGGTGTAGCAGTTTCTCCAGGTGCTGGCTTTGGAAAATCTGGAGAAGGGTATGTCCGTTTTGCCTTGGTGCATGAGCCACCTTTGTTAGAAATTGCTGTAGAAAGAATGGCTGAGTTTCTTCATTAA
- a CDS encoding NF038130 family PEP-CTERM protein gives MKMTFQKLVIGASMAIGVSALATAPAHATSFDFNNTGEINTYTGGSNGSFINGNAQGGTNAAIKALTDNDPTSNVELWYSSETPGSNVGFTATQGKYSASVSSVTANDWNSFGSQWLGDLLNTYTPFKSVWSGFSDSTKLLVTNSFPSLGIGDPNIGSFQFGQNGGVELTLVGHLDVKTKLSATVNNNLTLGWNGVGSTPGVKSLFPGKTLESVTASDVDKVLLLPSLSLSTKQKLSSFKDLLTFRATLNVFQGGIGASEIAKVVTGGKTYYAYSFNPTVSGITASDDRSSYNAYYTWNTPGYTPTPVPESSVMLGLLGVAGVFVTQRKLKKASI, from the coding sequence ATGAAAATGACTTTTCAGAAACTTGTAATTGGTGCTTCAATGGCTATTGGTGTGAGCGCTCTTGCCACTGCCCCAGCACACGCTACATCTTTTGACTTCAATAATACAGGAGAAATTAACACTTACACTGGTGGCTCAAATGGTAGCTTCATCAATGGGAATGCACAAGGTGGTACTAACGCTGCCATCAAAGCTTTGACAGATAACGACCCCACTTCTAACGTCGAGCTTTGGTATAGTAGCGAAACCCCAGGTTCTAATGTTGGTTTCACCGCCACACAAGGAAAATACAGTGCTAGCGTTAGCAGTGTCACTGCTAATGACTGGAATAGTTTTGGTTCGCAATGGCTGGGTGATTTGTTGAATACCTATACTCCATTTAAGTCAGTGTGGAGTGGGTTTTCAGACAGCACCAAATTATTAGTAACAAATTCTTTTCCTTCATTGGGGATAGGAGATCCTAACATTGGTAGCTTCCAATTCGGTCAAAATGGAGGTGTAGAACTGACATTGGTTGGTCATTTGGATGTCAAGACTAAACTCTCAGCTACAGTTAATAATAACCTTACCCTAGGCTGGAATGGAGTGGGATCAACTCCAGGAGTGAAATCACTATTTCCAGGCAAAACACTAGAAAGTGTCACCGCTTCAGATGTTGACAAGGTTCTATTACTTCCATCACTGTCCCTATCAACCAAGCAAAAACTGAGTTCATTTAAAGATCTCCTCACCTTCAGAGCGACATTAAATGTTTTCCAAGGTGGAATCGGAGCTAGTGAAATTGCCAAGGTAGTTACTGGTGGCAAAACCTACTACGCTTACAGTTTTAACCCCACTGTGTCAGGAATTACAGCTTCCGATGACCGTTCATCCTACAACGCATATTACACTTGGAACACACCTGGATATACCCCTACTCCAGTCCCAGAATCATCAGTAATGCTTGGTTTACTGGGTGTTGCTGGCGTCTTTGTAACGCAACGCAAATTGAAAAAAGCATCTATTTAA
- a CDS encoding response regulator, with protein sequence MTVELLNINQPLQSHKVRRILLVEDHYLNRMLLSDYLSYWGYEVQSLSEGSAFFSTIEKFEPDLMLLDLKLPDIDGYSLLKQVQQKPHLSKIPIIVVSAFAFKADQELALSLGACCYFVKPLKLKDLILAIEEQFTCRHR encoded by the coding sequence ATGACAGTAGAATTACTCAATATAAATCAGCCATTGCAGTCACACAAAGTTAGACGAATTTTACTAGTTGAAGACCATTACCTCAATCGGATGTTACTTAGTGACTATCTAAGTTACTGGGGATATGAAGTCCAAAGTTTATCAGAAGGCTCTGCTTTTTTCTCAACCATAGAGAAATTCGAGCCTGATTTAATGTTATTGGACTTGAAATTGCCAGATATTGACGGTTATTCACTCTTAAAACAAGTCCAGCAAAAACCTCATTTGTCAAAAATACCTATCATTGTGGTTTCAGCCTTTGCTTTTAAAGCAGATCAAGAACTAGCTCTGAGCTTGGGTGCATGTTGCTATTTTGTCAAACCTTTAAAACTCAAGGATCTCATCCTTGCAATTGAAGAACAGTTTACTTGTCGCCACAGATAA
- the uvrC gene encoding excinuclease ABC subunit UvrC: MTISTQILPLVKEPERLENRLAEIPPEPGVYFMRDRSDRIIYIGKSRKLRSRVRSYFRDGYNKTERIATMVKLVTEIEFIVTDTEAEALALEANLIKQHQPYFNVLLKDDKKYPYLCITWSEDYPRIFITRKRQFGKEKDKFYGPYTDAGLLREIVRICKRIFPQRQRPQPLFKDRPCLNFDLGRCPGVCQQMISPEEYRKIVQKIAMVFQGRTQELIDILTQQMNAAAENLNFESAARIRDQISGLKSLTADQKVSLPDDTVSRDAIALAADEQHACIQLFQIRAGQLVGRLAFVADAHAEPGAILQRALEEHYQTADSVEIPLEILVQHDLPDAEILADVLTQRKGKKVTILTPLRQTKAELIEMVERNAQYELQRMQKFGDRNHQAMQDLATILDLPDVPHRIEGYDISHIQGSNAVASQVVFIDGLPAKQHYRHYKIKNPTVTAGHSDDFASLAEVIQRRFRKYGENPQLTRLGNPDWPDLIMIDGGKGQLSSVVAVLQEMNLLEDLRVVSLAKQREEIFLPGESKPLTTDAEQPGVQLLRRLRDEAHRFAVSFHRQQRSDKLKRSRLDEIPGLGHHRQKQLLGHFRSVDYIRQATTPQLAEVPGIGPRLAQEIYDYFHPA; the protein is encoded by the coding sequence GTGACAATATCTACTCAAATATTACCACTGGTTAAAGAGCCGGAACGACTGGAAAATCGTCTAGCCGAAATTCCACCGGAACCGGGGGTTTATTTCATGCGGGACAGGAGCGATCGCATTATATATATAGGTAAATCACGTAAGTTGCGATCGCGTGTCCGTTCCTATTTCCGGGATGGCTACAACAAGACTGAACGTATCGCCACGATGGTCAAGTTGGTGACAGAAATTGAATTCATCGTTACTGATACTGAAGCCGAAGCTTTAGCGCTAGAAGCCAATTTGATCAAGCAACACCAGCCATACTTTAACGTGTTGCTCAAAGATGATAAAAAATATCCCTATCTCTGCATTACTTGGTCAGAAGATTATCCGCGAATTTTTATTACCCGTAAGCGGCAATTCGGTAAAGAAAAGGATAAATTTTACGGCCCTTATACTGATGCTGGTTTATTACGAGAAATTGTCCGCATCTGCAAGCGCATTTTTCCACAGCGACAACGACCTCAACCACTTTTTAAAGACCGCCCTTGCTTGAATTTTGATTTAGGGCGTTGTCCTGGTGTGTGTCAACAGATGATTTCACCAGAAGAATATCGTAAAATTGTCCAAAAAATCGCGATGGTTTTTCAAGGTCGAACCCAAGAACTGATTGATATTTTGACCCAACAGATGAACGCAGCCGCTGAGAACTTGAATTTTGAGTCAGCGGCGCGAATTCGCGATCAAATTTCTGGGCTAAAGTCACTGACAGCCGACCAAAAAGTTTCCTTACCAGATGATACAGTTTCGCGGGATGCGATCGCACTGGCAGCCGATGAACAGCACGCCTGCATTCAACTATTCCAGATTCGGGCTGGGCAATTGGTAGGGCGTTTAGCCTTTGTAGCGGATGCTCATGCAGAACCAGGAGCTATTTTACAACGAGCTTTAGAAGAACATTACCAAACTGCTGACTCGGTGGAAATACCCTTAGAGATTTTGGTACAGCATGATTTACCAGATGCGGAGATATTGGCGGATGTCTTAACTCAACGTAAAGGCAAAAAAGTCACAATATTGACTCCTTTGCGGCAAACTAAGGCAGAATTAATTGAGATGGTAGAGCGAAATGCTCAGTATGAATTGCAAAGAATGCAGAAATTTGGCGATCGCAATCACCAAGCAATGCAAGATTTAGCTACCATTCTCGATTTACCCGATGTACCCCACCGCATTGAAGGTTATGATATTTCCCATATTCAAGGGTCAAATGCAGTAGCTTCCCAAGTCGTGTTTATCGATGGATTACCCGCCAAACAACATTATCGCCACTACAAAATTAAAAATCCCACGGTGACAGCAGGACATTCAGATGATTTTGCTAGTCTTGCTGAAGTCATCCAGCGGCGGTTTCGCAAGTATGGGGAAAATCCGCAATTAACACGTTTAGGTAATCCTGACTGGCCTGATTTAATCATGATTGATGGTGGTAAAGGTCAGTTATCATCAGTTGTCGCCGTTTTGCAAGAGATGAATTTATTAGAAGACTTGCGAGTGGTAAGTTTAGCAAAGCAGCGAGAAGAGATTTTTTTACCAGGAGAATCTAAACCCTTGACAACTGATGCAGAACAACCAGGGGTACAGTTATTGCGGCGGTTGCGGGATGAGGCGCATCGGTTTGCAGTGAGTTTCCATCGTCAACAGCGCAGTGATAAATTGAAGCGATCGCGTTTAGATGAAATTCCTGGCTTAGGACATCATCGACAAAAGCAGCTACTAGGGCATTTTCGCTCAGTTGATTATATTCGCCAAGCAACAACCCCACAACTTGCAGAGGTTCCAGGAATCGGACCGCGTTTGGCTCAAGAAATTTACGATTATTTTCATCCTGCTTGA
- a CDS encoding replication restart DNA helicase PriA, which produces MQTVQKIYCPNCGSQAERYYISDSQLTRTQCSSCDYLMISCTRTGKVIEAYAPGIYAQR; this is translated from the coding sequence ATGCAGACAGTACAAAAGATTTACTGCCCAAATTGCGGCAGCCAAGCAGAACGTTATTATATTTCTGATAGTCAATTAACTCGAACACAATGCTCTAGTTGTGACTACTTGATGATTAGTTGCACTCGCACTGGCAAAGTAATTGAGGCTTATGCACCAGGAATTTATGCACAGCGCTAG
- the rlmN gene encoding 23S rRNA (adenine(2503)-C(2))-methyltransferase RlmN, with protein sequence MSATPLVSQVDFNSEKSELIPPLLGASLAELTTWVQQQGQPAYRGKQLHEWIYDKGVRSLADISVFPKQWRAELAEVPVGRSILHYRSEAPDGTVKYLLRLADGQIIETVGIPTFAERGEGPKARLTVCVSTQVGCPMACDFCATGKGGYKRNLARHEIVDQVLTVQEDFRQRVSNVVFMGLGEPLLNTENVLAALKSLNQDVGIGQRSLTVSTVGIRDRIRQFAQNNLQITLAVSLHAPNQALREKLIPSARAYPLEDLLAECREYVEITGRRVTFEYVLLAGVNDLPEHALELSKCMRGFQSHVNLIPYNPIQEVDYKRPNRDRIEAFVNVLKQQNTAVSVRYSRGLEADAACGQLRASKN encoded by the coding sequence ATGTCTGCTACGCCTCTTGTATCTCAGGTTGACTTCAACTCAGAAAAATCAGAATTAATCCCTCCCCTTCTAGGTGCTTCTCTGGCAGAGTTAACTACTTGGGTGCAGCAACAAGGACAACCTGCTTACAGAGGAAAGCAGCTGCATGAATGGATCTATGACAAGGGAGTGCGATCGCTAGCTGATATTTCTGTCTTCCCCAAGCAATGGCGTGCAGAATTAGCAGAAGTTCCCGTAGGACGCTCAATTTTACATTACCGCTCTGAGGCTCCCGATGGTACGGTCAAATATCTTTTACGATTAGCAGACGGGCAAATTATTGAAACTGTTGGCATCCCCACCTTCGCAGAAAGGGGAGAAGGCCCAAAAGCCCGTCTGACAGTTTGCGTTTCTACTCAGGTGGGTTGCCCAATGGCGTGTGATTTCTGCGCTACTGGTAAGGGAGGCTACAAGCGGAACCTTGCACGGCATGAAATTGTCGATCAGGTGTTAACTGTGCAAGAAGATTTTCGGCAACGGGTTAGCAATGTGGTGTTTATGGGACTGGGCGAACCGTTGTTGAATACTGAGAATGTCCTCGCAGCACTGAAATCCCTCAATCAAGATGTCGGTATTGGGCAGCGATCGCTTACAGTTTCTACAGTGGGTATTCGCGATCGCATCCGTCAGTTCGCGCAAAATAATTTGCAAATCACTCTCGCTGTAAGTCTCCACGCACCCAACCAAGCACTCCGAGAAAAACTCATCCCCAGCGCCCGCGCCTATCCTCTCGAAGATTTACTGGCTGAATGCCGAGAATATGTGGAAATCACTGGCCGCCGCGTTACTTTTGAATATGTTCTCCTGGCTGGTGTTAACGATCTACCAGAACACGCACTGGAACTTTCAAAATGTATGCGAGGATTTCAAAGTCATGTGAATTTGATTCCCTACAATCCCATCCAAGAAGTAGACTACAAACGCCCCAACCGCGATCGCATTGAAGCATTTGTCAACGTCCTTAAGCAACAAAATACTGCTGTGAGTGTGCGTTATTCCCGTGGTTTAGAAGCCGATGCTGCTTGCGGACAATTGAGAGCAAGTAAGAATTAA
- a CDS encoding phenylpyruvate tautomerase MIF-related protein — MPLIKVQTSASTPQKAEIESMLLNLSARLAKHLGKPESYVMTAFEPEIPMTFAGNTDPVCYIEIKSVGTMKPDQTAAMSQDFCQQINQTLGVPKNRIYIEFADAKGAMWGWNGTTFG; from the coding sequence ATGCCTTTAATTAAAGTGCAAACTTCTGCATCTACTCCTCAAAAAGCTGAAATTGAGTCAATGCTTTTAAACCTCTCAGCCAGGTTAGCGAAACATTTAGGAAAACCAGAATCTTATGTAATGACTGCTTTTGAACCAGAAATTCCCATGACTTTTGCCGGGAATACAGACCCAGTTTGCTACATTGAAATTAAGAGTGTTGGCACGATGAAGCCAGATCAAACCGCAGCAATGAGTCAGGACTTTTGCCAACAGATTAATCAAACTCTAGGTGTGCCAAAAAATCGAATTTATATAGAGTTTGCAGACGCTAAGGGTGCAATGTGGGGCTGGAACGGCACAACTTTTGGCTAG
- the cobM gene encoding precorrin-4 C(11)-methyltransferase gives MCSSKSEYTENLSYKKTLYAIEPSVYIVGAGSGDPDLLTVKAQKLLAVADVILFADSLVPEQILELCRKDAEIIKTANQTLEEILAVMIDRVRSQHKSLVRLHSGDPSLYSAIHEQMHLLAEANIPFEVIPGISAFQAAAAKLKLELTVPGLVQTIILTRISGRTEVPVAEELATLAAHQASLCLYLSARHVENAQAKLLEHYPAETLIAICFRIGWPDEKIRVVPLNQMADCTHQEKLIRTTLYIISPALSTTTGRSRLYHPEHNHLFRSSHN, from the coding sequence GTGTGTTCTTCTAAAAGTGAATATACAGAAAACCTGAGTTATAAAAAAACGCTATATGCAATAGAACCATCTGTGTACATTGTCGGAGCAGGCTCTGGAGATCCTGATTTATTAACGGTAAAAGCGCAGAAGCTACTAGCTGTTGCTGATGTGATTTTATTTGCTGATTCTTTGGTACCCGAACAGATTTTAGAACTTTGCCGAAAAGATGCGGAGATCATTAAAACTGCGAATCAGACTTTAGAAGAGATTTTGGCGGTCATGATTGATAGGGTGCGATCGCAGCACAAATCTCTAGTCCGTCTTCATTCTGGCGATCCTAGTCTCTACAGCGCTATCCACGAGCAAATGCACCTCCTCGCAGAGGCAAATATTCCTTTTGAAGTAATACCTGGTATCAGCGCCTTTCAAGCCGCTGCTGCCAAACTCAAACTAGAATTGACTGTCCCTGGTTTAGTCCAAACCATCATTTTGACTCGCATCAGCGGACGTACAGAAGTCCCCGTCGCCGAAGAATTAGCCACTCTTGCAGCACATCAGGCTAGCCTCTGCCTATATTTAAGTGCGCGTCACGTCGAAAATGCCCAAGCTAAATTACTCGAACACTATCCAGCCGAAACCCTGATTGCGATTTGCTTTCGCATCGGCTGGCCTGATGAAAAAATCAGGGTTGTCCCTCTGAATCAAATGGCAGATTGCACTCATCAAGAAAAACTAATTCGCACTACACTTTATATAATCAGTCCAGCACTCTCGACAACAACAGGGCGATCGCGTTTATATCATCCCGAACATAATCACCTATTTCGCTCATCTCATAACTAA
- the lgt gene encoding prolipoprotein diacylglyceryl transferase: MVLDLSTLPLAFQFTSPGPILLKIGPLTIRWYGLLIATAVLIGVILSQNLAKRRNVNPELLGDLFFWLLIGAIPGARLYYVFFEWSKYASTPEKIFAIWEGGIAIHGAILGGVVAALIFAKIKQVSFWQLADLVAPSLILGQAIGRWGNFFNSEAFGDPTNLPWKLYIPADHRPLDYVNFDYFHPTFLYESLWDLMVFTLLITLFFRSLVGKPRLKVGTLFLVYWPAYSLGRLWIEGFRTDSLMLGPLRMAQVVSSLGILLGLVGLAWLYLLKRPLPDVVPTAKGNGEMRG, encoded by the coding sequence ATGGTACTGGATCTTTCCACCTTACCTTTGGCGTTTCAATTTACTTCTCCAGGGCCGATTTTGCTGAAAATAGGGCCACTAACTATCCGTTGGTATGGCTTATTGATTGCCACAGCAGTGTTAATTGGCGTCATCCTTTCCCAGAATTTGGCAAAGCGCCGCAATGTTAATCCTGAGTTGTTAGGTGATTTGTTCTTTTGGTTGTTGATTGGGGCAATTCCTGGCGCACGGCTATATTACGTTTTCTTTGAGTGGTCCAAATATGCTTCAACTCCAGAAAAAATCTTTGCGATCTGGGAAGGAGGTATTGCCATTCATGGAGCGATTCTTGGTGGCGTTGTGGCTGCGTTAATCTTTGCCAAAATCAAGCAGGTTTCTTTCTGGCAACTGGCAGATTTAGTAGCACCTTCGCTGATTTTAGGACAGGCGATCGGACGTTGGGGTAATTTCTTTAATTCTGAAGCTTTTGGCGATCCTACTAATTTACCCTGGAAACTCTATATTCCAGCAGACCATCGTCCTTTAGACTATGTTAATTTCGATTACTTTCATCCCACCTTCCTCTACGAATCTCTATGGGATTTAATGGTGTTTACGCTACTAATAACGTTGTTTTTCCGGTCTTTAGTAGGTAAACCGCGCCTGAAGGTAGGCACCCTGTTTTTAGTTTACTGGCCAGCTTATAGCTTAGGACGCTTGTGGATTGAAGGCTTTCGCACTGATAGCTTGATGCTGGGGCCATTACGGATGGCACAAGTAGTTAGTAGTCTAGGAATTCTATTGGGATTAGTTGGATTAGCTTGGCTTTACTTACTCAAACGCCCTTTACCCGATGTAGTTCCTACTGCTAAGGGAAATGGGGAGATGAGGGGATGA
- the coaD gene encoding pantetheine-phosphate adenylyltransferase yields the protein MIAIYPGSFDPITLGHLDLIQRSSRLFEQVIVAVLRNPNKMPLFSVEQRLDQIRLSTEHLPNVKVDSFDGLTVNYAQMQQAQVLIRGLRAVSDFEVELQMAHTNKTLSTQIETVFLATSNEYSFLSSSVVKEIARFGGSIDHLVPPHIALDIYQCYNQKSPMLNPISTEAIPPLKNISVEREA from the coding sequence GTGATTGCTATTTATCCTGGTAGCTTCGACCCCATCACCTTGGGACACCTCGATCTCATCCAGCGCAGTAGTCGGCTGTTTGAGCAGGTGATTGTCGCTGTACTACGGAACCCTAACAAGATGCCACTTTTTAGTGTGGAGCAACGGCTAGATCAGATCCGTCTTTCTACAGAACATCTACCTAATGTAAAAGTAGACAGCTTTGATGGTCTTACCGTCAATTATGCTCAAATGCAACAAGCACAAGTTTTGATCCGGGGTTTACGGGCTGTGTCAGATTTTGAAGTGGAACTGCAAATGGCTCACACCAATAAAACTCTTTCTACCCAAATAGAAACAGTTTTTCTCGCAACCTCAAATGAGTATAGTTTTTTAAGTAGTAGTGTGGTAAAAGAGATTGCAAGGTTTGGTGGCTCTATCGATCATCTCGTTCCCCCACACATTGCCCTAGATATATACCAATGCTACAATCAGAAATCTCCAATGTTGAACCCAATCTCAACGGAAGCAATCCCCCCCCTCAAGAATATCTCGGTGGAGAGGGAAGCATAG
- a CDS encoding DivIVA domain-containing protein, producing MLQSEISNVEPNLNGSNPPPQEYLGGEGSIDIQQELNRLEEMVLSSLRIPLTGRTLIDEEKLLDQLDYIRLALPSLFQEAAAVLDQKNEILLEAEEYGQQVVEAAQAKRAQILAESDIIHQAEQEAERLRRQVQQECEGIMQETLAEIDRKRYACQQELELMRQNAIAHAQEIEDGADAYADGILGNIEQDLKEMLRVITNGRQQLQIDNLTQRNSPPGKKR from the coding sequence ATGCTACAATCAGAAATCTCCAATGTTGAACCCAATCTCAACGGAAGCAATCCCCCCCCTCAAGAATATCTCGGTGGAGAGGGAAGCATAGATATTCAGCAGGAACTCAACCGCCTAGAGGAAATGGTTCTCTCTAGTCTCAGGATTCCGCTAACGGGACGCACACTCATAGATGAAGAAAAGTTGCTAGATCAGCTTGATTACATCCGGCTGGCTTTACCATCACTTTTTCAAGAAGCAGCAGCAGTTCTTGACCAAAAGAACGAAATTCTGTTAGAAGCGGAAGAGTATGGACAGCAGGTTGTTGAGGCTGCACAAGCAAAAAGAGCGCAAATTTTAGCTGAAAGCGATATTATTCACCAGGCTGAACAGGAAGCTGAACGACTGCGGCGACAAGTGCAACAAGAGTGTGAGGGAATAATGCAAGAAACCCTCGCCGAGATTGACCGCAAGCGGTATGCTTGTCAGCAAGAGTTAGAGCTGATGCGACAAAATGCGATCGCTCATGCTCAAGAAATTGAAGATGGTGCCGATGCTTATGCCGATGGCATTTTGGGAAATATCGAGCAGGATCTCAAAGAGATGTTGCGAGTTATCACCAACGGACGACAACAATTGCAAATTGATAACCTCACCCAGCGTAATTCACCTCCAGGTAAAAAAAGATAG